The genomic interval TCGGTGTGCCGGTCAGCGTAGGCAGCCGCCGGCCCCCGGGACATCGGCCGTCCGCCCTGCGCCGCTGGTCGTAGGACCGACGGGCCCCAGGGGCGCGGGGAACTGCGCGACCAGCCACATCGCACCCGCACCCCGACAACCGAACCCGGCACCCCCCTGGGCGCCCCGCCCAAGCCGGTCAGCCGCCGATCGCCCCGACGGGAATCCCGTACGCCCGCTCCACCCGCAGCCGCAGCACCAGCCGCCGGTCCCGGACCATGGCCGCCCGGTAGTCGTCCCAGTCGGGATGTTCGCCCTGGACGTCCCGGTACAGGCGGACGAGTTCCTCGACCGTGTCGTCGTGCGGGTCCTGCGCCACCGGGGTGAGGTCGGCCGTGCCCTCGGCGACCGTGTAGGCCCACCGGTCCGACGTCGTCACGTGGTACGAGGCACGGGGGTCCCGGCGCAGATTGCGGGTCTTGGCACGGTCGTCGGTGAGGGAGACCCGGATGATCCGCTCGTCGGGGTAGTAGGCGTGGGTGACGTTCGACAGCTGGGGGCGGCCGTCGCGCTTGAGGGTGACCAGCACCCCGCCGTGGCTCTCGGAAAGCAGCCGGAACAGTGCGTCCTGCGTCGCGTCATCGGTCATGACACGATCAACCGGCCCGGCCGCACCCCGCATTCCCCCCACCGCGGAATCCCGGCCGACCCGCGGCTCGCCGTGGTTTTCTGAGCGACGATGATGTCTGAGGTGGTCGGGACCGGGTATGTCGGTCCCCACCTCGACGGATGCGCGACGGAGGAAAGCAATGGCACAGCTTCGGCAAGAGGTCGATCCCGGTGAGGTGGGGCTGGACGCGAAGGCGCTCGACCGCCTGGACCAGCACTTCGCCCACTACGTCGACGAGGGCCGGATGCCCGGCTTCCTGGTGTCCGTCGCCCGCGGCGGCCGCGTCGCCCACCTCACCGCGCACGGCCACCGTGACCTCGCGGCCCGACTTCCGGTCGAGGCGGACACCCTGTGGCGGATCTACTCGATGACCAAGCCGGTCACCGCCGTGGCCGCCCTGATCCTGGTGGAGGAGGGCCGGCTGTCGCTGGACGACCCGGTCGCCGAGTATCTGCCGGCGTTCGCGCAGCCCCGGGTCTACGTGGACGGCTCCGGCGACAGCCTCACGACCCGCCCCGCGGACGGTCCCATCCTGGTCCGGCATCTGATGACCCACACCGCGGGCCTGACCTTCGCCTTCTACCACTCCCACCCGGTCGACGCCCTCTACCGCGAGGCCGGACTGGACTCGTCCGTGCTGCCGGGCTCGGACCTCGCCAAGACGGTCGACGTGTACGCGAGCCTGCCGCTCCAGTTCGAACCGGGCACCCAGTGGAACTACTCCGTCGCCTCCAACGTCCTGGGCCGCGTCATCGAGATCGCGTCCGGCCAGACCCTCGACACGTTCTTCGCCGAGCGGGTCCTCGGCCCGCTCGGGATGACCGACGCCGGGTTCTGGGTGACGGACGAACAGGCGGACAGGCTCGCGGAGTTGTACGGCGAGAAGGACGACGGCACCATCGAGCCGGTCCCCGGACTGCCGCTGCGGGGCCGCCCCCGCCTGCTGTCCGGCAGCGGCGGCCTCGCGGCATCGGCGTACGACGTCCACCGCTTCGCGGAACTGCTGCGCCGCCGCGGCGAACTGGACGGCACCCGCCTGCTGTCCCCCGAGACCGTGGACCTGATGACCTCCAACCACCTCCCGGGCGGCGCCGACCTGCGTGCCTTCGGCACCAAACCGGCCCACGACGAGCCCGGCAACGACGGCGTCGGCTTCGGCCTCGGCGTCTCCGTGGTGATCGACCCCGCCCGCACCCTGGCGCCCTCGACACTCGGTACCTACGGCTGGAGCGGGGCGGCGTCCACGACCTTCTGGGTCGACCCGGGCCGCGATCTGACCGTGCAGTTCTTCACCCAGGTGCGCCCGAAGTCGCTGAAGCTCTTCCCCGACCTCAAGCGGCTGGTCCACGAGGCCGTCACGGCGTAGGCGCCTACTGATCGACCCGCAGGGTGAAGTGCACACCGCCGCGGGCGAGTTCGCCCAGCCACTGCTCCGAGCGGTCTGCGGTCTCCGCCGCGCGGTTCAGCCCTGCCGGGAGGGAGCCGTCCAGGATGTGGCCGACGCCCAGGGCGAGGGTCCGGGAGACGCAGCGGGCCATGGCGCTGTCCTCCTCGTCACCCACCAGGTCGAGCAGATAGCCGCCGGACCAGGTGCGGCCGTCCTGCGCGCGCACGTCGAGGGAGACGGCGAGGACGACCCGGTCGCGGTCGGTGTCCGTCGTGGGGTACCTGGCAGCCAACTCCTGGGCCAGGGCGGCGATCCGGGTGTCGTCGCCGGTCCTCAGCTCCTCGAAGACCGGCTCCCAGGCGCGCAGCCAGCCGTCCAGCCGCAGGGTCCCGCGCACGAAGGTCCGCGGGGTCCAGGCGTCCGGCAGTCCGTACTGCTCGACGAAGGGCACGCTGTCACGGTTGGGGTAGACCTCGAAGGTCTCGCCGTCGACGACATGGCGCCGGGTCGCCTCCCAGGGACGCTCGGCGGTGGTCGGGGTGCCCTGGTCGATGTAGCGGGCGGGCGAGCGCAGGGCGTTCAGGACTCCGGCGGGGGCCCAGCTGAAGCGGTACCTGAAGTCGTTCGGGACGGCGGGCACACCACCGCAGTAGGAGGTGAGGCCGTACGACGCCGGTGTCGCGTCGCCGATCGCCTCGCGGGCCCGGGCGACGAGGCCGTGGGCGAAGAGGTGGTCGATGCCCGGGTCGAGGCCGGCCTCGGTGAGGACCACGAGCCCGGCCTTGTGCGCCATGGGCACGTGTTCGAGGACGGCGTCGGACACATAGCTGGAGCAGGCGAAGTGGGCGTTCTCGCGCACGCACGCGGCGAGGATCCCGGCGTGCTCGGGGGCGGGCAGCATCGACACGACGACGTCCCCGGGGGCCAGTTCGGCCGCGAGCGCGGCGAGCGTATACGCGCGGGGCGCGGCCCGTCCGTTGATACGCAGCCCTTCGAGGGCCTCTTCCGCCCGCTCCTCCGTGCGGTGCCACAACAGCACACGGTCGGCCGTGTCGCACAGTGCGGCCAGACCGCTGCCGGTGGAGAGTCCGGCGCCGATCCAGTGGACGGTGCCGCTCGCGGGAACCAGGTCAGACACGGCGGAACTCCCCTTCGTCGATGCCGAGTTCACGGCACGCCTGATGGAACCGGTCCAGGCAGCGCGCCCAGGGGCCGCCGACCCCGAACTCCAGCAGCAGGGGCAGCAGCGATCCGGAGAACCCGACGCTGGACTCCTCGGGGAGCAGGGACGGCAGGTTGTCGATGGCGATCAGGTCGAGCGGGGGTTCCTTGTGCAGCCGTCGGACGGGCTCGGCCCACTCGGTGGTGCGGTCGTAGACCGGCAGGACGTTCAGGGGCGAGCCGACGTCGCAGGTGACGTCGGAGAGGGTGCGCAGCCGGCGGGCCGGGTCGTCCAGGTCCGCCTCGCGGACGAAGGGCGGGATCGGGCTGGTGGCGAGGACGCAGTTCACCAGCACGTCGTGGGCGAGCAGGGCGGGGCGGTCCAGGTCGCGGGTCTCGTCGAGGTCCCAGCAGGTCGGCTCGACCCCGGCGGCCCGCAGCGCGACGCGGGCGCCCCGGCCGCTGCGCCCCAGGGCTCCGATCACCAGGGCCGTGAACTCCTCGTCCCCGGCGACGGGCCGCAGCGCCTCCTGAAGTTCTTCCTGCGAGGTGGGCGTGAGGGGGGCGGCCAGCCTCCCGCGGTGCTGGAGCACGGCCAGGGCCGCGCCGAGGTAACCGGCCCAGTAGCCGAAGGCGGCGAGCCTGCGGCCGTGGTCGTCGACCAGGTACTCCAGGTCGAGGAGGGCTCCTCCCCCGGCGGCGAACCGGCGCAGCAGCTCCTCGGCGCCCGGCTGCTCCTTGTACGCGTGCCCGAAGAAGACGTGCCGGTGCGTCAGGGCGGCGGGCTCGTCGGGGAGTTCCTTGAGGCCGACGACCACGGCGTCCTCGGGCGCCCGGGAGGCCCAGGAACCCGCGGGGGCGACACGGCAGCCGACCGCCGCGTACTGCTCGATCGGGAAGATCCGCTGCGGGGACTCCTCGACGGTCAGCGTCACGCCGCTGTCGACGAGTCGCCGGGCGTCGGACGGCACGAGGGGCGTGCGCCGCTCGGTGGAGCGGACCTCGTGGCGCAGCCACAGATGGAGCTCGGTCATACGCGGTTGGCCTCCGGGCGCGGGGCGTCGGCCGCGAACCGGCCGGCGCTGAGCGGGCTGATGTCCACGAAGGGTACGCGGCCGAGGTACAGGTCGCGGACGACCTCGCCGACGGCCGGTCCCTGGAGGAAGCCGTGGCCGGAGAAGCCGGTCGCGTACAGGAAGCGGGAGACCGAAGTCGCCTCGCCGATCAGGGCGTTGTGGTCGGGAGTGATCTCGTACAGGCCGGCCCAGCCGCCGGTGCGGCGCAGGTCGAGGAGAGCGGGGGCGCGGTGCTGCATGGCCTCGGCCAGGCGGGGGATCCAGCGGTCGTGGGTGGCGGTGTCGAAGCCGGGTCTCTCGTCGGGGTCGGACATGCCGAGGAGGAGGCCGGGGCCCTCGCGGTGGAAGTAGAGGCTGCTGGTGAAGTCGATGGTCATGGGGAGGCCGGGCGGCAGTGCGGCGACCGGTTCGGTGACCGCGATCTGGCGGCGCAGCGGCTCGACCGGCAGGTCCACGCCGACCATCGCGCCGACGGCCCGCGACCAGGCACCGGCCGCGCAGATCACCGTGCCGGTGGCGATCCGGCCCCTGGTCGTCGTCACGGCGGTGATGTCGTGGCCGTGCCGTTCGATGCCGGTGACCTCGGTGTGCCGGAGGATCGTCAGGCCGTGGCGGCGGGCGTCGGCCGCGTAGCCGTACACCACGGACTCCGGGGTGCAATGGCCGTCCTCGGGCGAGAAGGCGGCGGCGAGCAGGCCGTCGGTGGTGATGAGCGGGGACAGCCGGCGCGCCTCGGCCGGGTCGATCATGCGGCTCGGGACGCCGAGGCTGTTCTGGAGCCGCACGCTCTGCTCGAAGGAGGCGACCTCCTCGGGCGTCGACAGCAGGAACAGATATCCGACCCGGTGCAGGCCGATGTCCTGTCCTGTCTCCTCCCCGAACCGGCCGAACGCCTCCAGGCTGCGGGCCCCGAGCCGGATGTTGAGCTCGTCGGAGAACTGCGCCCGTACCCCGCCCGCCGCCTTCGAGGTGGAGCCGGAGGCGAGCTCGTCCCGCTCGACGAGCACCACGTCCCGTACGCCCGCGCGCACCAAGTGGCGGGCGATGCTCGTCCCCATGACCCCGCCGCCGATGACGACGACCTCGGCCGTGCGCGTGCTCACCGGCGCTCCCCCTCGGCCGCCCGCACCACGACGCGGGCGGCGGCCGCGTGCTGGTGGACGGTGTCACCGGGGGCGGCCCGGGCCACGGCTCGTCCGGTCGATACGTCACCCAGGCCGACGAGACCGGTCGCCGGCCCCGTCCGGAGCACGCCCCCGACCGACCCGGCGTGCTCCGCCGCGGTCGCCGGGTCGTTCACGACGACGGCCGCCGATCGCCGTAGGACTCCGGTGTCCGCCTCCCGGCGGGTTGCCTCGAAGGCGCCCCCGCCGACCACCGTGCACCCGGACGCGGGCGACGTCCCGCGCAGCACCGGTGTCGTACTCGGCGTGCGGGCAGCGAGCAGGCAGGCGCCCGCCATCGCCTCCTCGGTGTCCCCGGGCGCCTCGCGCGCGCGGGCGATCCCCCGCCCCCGGGCCTGAGTGCCCAAGCCCAGAACGGCGAGGTAGGTGGTGTCGGGCACGGCGGCACCGCGGCCGGCCACCAGGTCGCCCGGGGCCGCGTCGCGCGGGCGCGTGACCCGCTGTCCGGGGAGGAGGACGTCGTCGGTCATTCCCTCTTCCTGTCCGGATCCGGCCACCCGGAATCCGCCCGACGATCAGGACAGGTGGGCCACCGCGTCCAGATGGGGCAGGACGTGGTCCAGTCGCTCCCGCTTGGTGCGCAGATAGGTGATGTTGCTCTCGCACGGCGTGATCAGCAGCGGCACCGTCTCGGTGACCTCGATACCGTGCCGTTGCAGCGCCTCGCGCTTGCGCGGGTTGTTGGACATCAGGCGGACCGAGTTCACGCCCAGGTCGTGGAAGATGCCGGCGGCGACACCGTAGTCGCGGGAGTCCACCGGCAGACCGAGCGCGAGGTTCGCCTCGACGGTGTCCAGGCCCTCCGCCTGGAGCGCCATCGCGCGCAGCTTGGCGAGCAGGCCTATGCCCCGGCCCTCGTGGCCGCGCAGATAGACGACGATGCCGCTGCCCTCCTTGACCACGGCCCGCAGCGCGGCGTCCAGCTGGTCACCGCACTCGCAGTGCTGGGAGCCGAAAGCGTCACCGGTCAGGCACTCGGAATGCAGCCGCACGAGGACGTTCTCCGCGTCGATGTCACCGTAGACCAGGGCGACCTGTTCGTCACCGCGGTCGTGATCGAGGTAGCCGACCGCCTGGAATTTCCCGTACACGGTGGGCAGCGGGGCATTCACCACGCGTTCCACCCCGGTGCGCTGCGGTGCCTTCTTGCCGAGTACGCCAACGTAATCTGTCATGATCTGTTTCCTAAGCAGAGACGAAAGGCCGTGAAAAGATGAGCGGTTCGGAAATACGGTCGGCGGCGTACGGTCTGTTGCCGACGGACACTACGGAAGACGTACGGACGCGGGGCGCGGGCGTCTCAACTCAGGTCGCCGTCCTTCCGGTCGGGAGCTTCGAACAACACGGTCCGTACCTTCCCCTGGCGACCGACACCCTCGTCGCGTGTGCCGTCGCGCGGGAGATCGCCGCGGCGTACCCGGTGCACCTCCTCCCCCCGGTGACGATGTCCTGCTCGCACGAGCACGCGGCCTGGCCGGGGACCGTCAGCATCTCCGCCGTCACCCTTCACTCGGTGGTACAAGACATCGCCGCCTCGCTGCGCCGCTCGGGCGTCGAGGCTCTGGTCGTGGTCAACGGCCACGGGGGGAACTACGTGCTGGGCAACGTCGTCCAGGAGGCCTCCGCCCGCGGGGAGCGGATGGCGCTGTTCCCGGCCGCGGAGGACTGGGAGACCGCCCGTACGGAGGCGGGAGTGGTCACCTCGCTGCTCACCGACATGCACGCGGGAGAAATCGAGACCTCCATTCTTCTGCACACGCACCCGGAAAGTCTCCGCCCCGGTTACGAGACCTCCGATTTCGTCGCGGACGACCGTCGTCATCTCCTCACCCTCGGTATGTCCGGTTACACCGATTCCGGTGTCATCGGGCGCCCTTCACTGGGCTCGGCGGAAAAAGGGAAAGCCTTGCTGGAGAGCCTCGCGGCATCCTTCGGGACGTATTTCTCGATGCTGACCGCGTCCGGCGACGGCGCCGAGTAGGGCTTCGCCGGGCGCCGCAGACCCTGGTACCAGCGGGCGACCAGGACGGCCGCGCCCGGCAGGCTCGCCACGAAGCTGAGGACGCCGTACACGATCGCGGTCGCGAGGCCGGCGCCGGCGCCGAGGCCCATGGCGGCGAACGCCCAGGCGGTGACGCCCTCCCGGGGGCCGAAGCCGCCGATGTTCAGGGGCAGTCCCATGGCGAGCAGGGCGAGCACGGCCAGCGGCAGCAGGGCGGCGACGGAGGCGTCGGAGCCCGCGATGCGTGCGGCGAGCACGAACATCCCGAGGTGGCCGGCGAGGACGACGGCCGAGGAGAGCGTGACGCCGGGCCAGTTGCGGCGGGACAGCAGCGCCTCGCGGGCCTCGCCGAGGGTCGCGCGCAGCATCCGGCCGCGACGGGTGGAGGGGGCCCGGTTCATCCGCAGGGCCACGACGACGGCGAGCGCGCCGAGGCCGGCCAGGCCGGCGACGGGGGCGAGGTGGCGGGCCTGGGCCAGCACCGGGGAGTCCATGGTGAGCAGCACGGCACCGCCGACGACCGCCAACGCGATCTGACCGGCGACCCGTTCGAGGACGACCGCCCGTACTCCGCGGCCCATGTCGCCGGCGCTCTGTCCGTGGCGGACCGCGCGGTGCACGTCGCCGAGGACACCGCCGGGCAGGGCCGCGTTCAGGAACAGGGCACGGTAGTAGTCGGCCACGGCCTCGCCGAGGGGCAGCCGGATGCGCAGCCCGCGGGCCACCAACTGCCAGCGCCAGGCGCTGAACACGGTGGTCAGCACGCCGATCGCGAGGGCCGCCAGCAGGGCGGGGCCGTCGATCCGGCGCAGCCCGTCCAGGAAGACGCCGGTGCCGAGGCGCCACAGCAGGAGGGCGAGGATGGTGACCCCGGCGACCGTGCCGAAGTGGGTGCGCAGGGCGCGGGAGTTGAGGACGGCGCGCAGGGCCGTACGCCACCGGGGGGCTGCGGGGTGAGCGGGCTCGGGCCGGGCCGCGGTCACGATCACGCCGATCCGGTCGTGGGAGACGGCGGCTTCGGCCAGGTCCCCGGCGGGCACGCCGGCGGCTTCGAGGATCTCGGCCCGGGCCACGAGTGCGTCGGTCCGTGCGGTGAGCAGCTCGTCCCGGGTCTGGACCACCTCGGCCCGCAGGGTGCGGGCCCGGTGGGAGAGCGTGCCCGGCCCGGCCGGGTCCGCGGGTCGCCGTACGGGCAGCGGCGCCTTGGTGCGGCCGGTGCCGCGGGCCGAGAGGTCCGTGTCCGGCCGCACCGTCTCCACGCTCATGACGCTCCGCCCGTCGGACGGGACAGCGCCAGCAGGTCGCTGTGGTGGACGACGACCTTCAACTCGCCCGCGCGGCAGGCCTCCAGACGGTCCTGGAGGTAGCGCTCGGCACGCTCCTTCAGTTCGGGGCGCTCCTCGACGGCCGCGCCGACCCAGCCGCGCAGCCACTGCGCGGTGAGCGCGGACTCGGCGGGGCCCAGGCGCCAGGCGCTCGGGTGCAGCCGGACCGTCGCGCCCCGCTCGGAGAAGGCCTCGCAGGCGACGGTGACGGCGTCCGGGCCGAGCAGTCCGCCGCGCCGCTGGTGGGCGTTGAACGCGTCGGCGATCTCCTCGTCCAGCGGGTCGGCCGGGGTGAGTTCGACGCGGCCCGCCACGGACAGGGTGAGCAGGGCCGGGCATCCGGCGCCCGTGCAGGCCGCGGCGAGGGTGTCGATCTCCTCGCGGGTGAGGACGTCCAGGAGCGCGGAGGCCGTCACCAGGGACGCGCCGGCGAGGGCGTCCGGGGTGAGCAGGCCGACGTCGCCGCGGCGCGTCTCGACGGTGACCCGGCTGCCGTCGGCCGCGGAGCGCGGGGAGGCGACGGCCGCGAAGTGCAGGAGGTAGGGGTCCCGGTCGTGCAGGATCCAGTGCTGGGGGCCGTCCAGACGGGACGCGAGCCAGCGCCCCATCGAGCCGGTGCCGCAGCCCAGGTCGTGGATGACCAGTCCGGCCTTGCCCGGCAGGTTGGCCAGCCGGATGCGCAGCGGGTCGAGCAGATCGGCCGCCCGCGCGGCCGCGTCGGGTCCTTCCCGCAGTTCCAGCCACTCGGGGGCGTAACGGGGAGCGTCGTCGGGTCCGGCGTCCCTGAGGCGTACGGTCGGACGCTCGCCGGGGCGGGTGCTGGGACCGGCACCGGGGATGACCGATTCTGCTTCGGCAGGGACACCAGGATTCACCGACGCCACCTCTCGAGGCCCCGGCTGTGCCGGGATCTTGCCGCTCTGCTTGGTCGCCGTCTTCCTCATGCCGCCCTCCTGGGCTCGCTCGGGAGTCGGCCGAGTACTCCGGCCAGGCTGCGGGCCGTGGTCGCCCAGCCGTCCAGGGCGGCCCGTCGGCCCCGGGCAGCCGCCTTGAGCCTGCGTCGTACGTCCGCCTCGCCGAACCAGCCGCGCAGTTCGGCGGCGAGGGCGGCCGGGTCCTCCGGCGGGACGAGGATGCCGGGCACCCCGCCGTCGGGGGCGCGGCCGACCGCCTCGGCGACTCCGCCGACGTCGGTGGCCAGCACCGGGATGCCGCGCGCGAGGGCCTCGGTGACCGCCATGCCGTAGGTCTCGGCGTAGGAGGTGAGGACCATCAGGTCGGCGGCGGCGTAGCTGGCGTCGAGCTCGGCGCCGGCCTTCGGTCCCGCGAGGTGCAGGCGGTCCTGGAGGCCGTACCGCTTGATGAGCATCCGCAGGTGGGCGACGTACTCGGGATCCTGGGTGATCCCGCCGACGCACACGCAGCTCCACGGCAGGTCCTGGGCACCGGCCAGGGCCTCGATCAGCCGGTGCTGTCCCTTGCGGGGCGTCACCGCGGCCACGCACAGCAGTCGGGAGACTCCGTCGGTGCCGGAGGCGAGCGGGGCGATGTCGGCGCCCGGGGTGGCGACATGGACCCGCTCGGGGGCGAGGCCGTGGTGGGAGACGAGCCGGCGTACGGCCCAGTCGCTGGTGGCGATGACGGCGGGCACGGCCCGCAGCACCTCGCGCTCCTTGGCGTCCAGTTCGAGGGCGAGCCCGGGTTCGAGTCCCGTCTCGTCGCCGAGCGGCAGGTGGACGAGGACGGCGATGCTCAGCCGTTCGGCCTCCGGGACGACGATCTCCGGTACGCCGCAGGCGACCAGCCCGTCGATGAGGACGACGGTGCCGTCGGGCAGGTCCCGCAGGGTGCGGGCGAGTTCGGTACGGGCCGGCGCTCCCGGCCGGGGCCAGCTGCCGGCCACCGCGTGCCGCTCGACCTGCCAGCCGAAGCCGGGCAGGTCCAGGCAGACCCGCCGGTCGTAGGCGTTGCCGCCGCTCGGCGCGGTCGGGTCGTCCACGCCGCCCGGCATCACGAAGTGCACGGTCCGCAGGGACATCGGGATGATCTCGGCCTTCTTGAGAGCCGTGTGCTGTACGGGCACGTAGTCGAGCGTGGCCGTCCGCCCGGTCGTCATGTCGGTCACAGGGCACGCTCGTAACTCGCCCACGCGACATGCGACTCGTGCAGGGTGACGGTCAGCCCCGCGAGACCCTTGGCGCCCTCGCCGAGAGCGCCCTTCTCGATGCGCTCGGCGAGCCGGTCCGCGATGACCTTCGCCAGGAACTCCGTGGAGGTGTTGACCCCGGCGAAGTCGGGTTCGTTGTCGAGGTTTCTGTAGTTCAGCTCGCTGACTACGGCCCCGAGTTCCTGGGTGGCCAGTCCGATGTCGACGACGATGTTGTCGTCGTCCAGCTGTTCGCGCCGGAACGTGGCGTCCACGAGGAACGTCGCGCCGTGCAGTCGCTGCGCGGGGCCGAAGACCTCGCCGCGGAAGCTGTGGGCGATCATGATGTGATCGCGGACGGTGATGCTGAACAACGGACGACCCTCCAGGTGCGGCGCGTCTGGTCCCCGGCTGATCCCTGCCGGGGGATGCCGTGTAGTACGGCTCTCCGCTTCCCCGTGTTCAGCCGGATCTCACTCTTTTCTCAGGTCAGGCGCTCTTGCCGTACCTCACGAGGTGACAGAGGGCCGGAATCTCCCCACTGGCCAGCAAGGGCATCACCTCCGGCAGTTCTTCGAACGCGCTTTCCCCCGTGATGAGGGCGTCAAGCACCGGATCGGCGAGCAGTTTCAGCGCGAGGGCGAGCCGGTCGCCGTAGCTGCGGTTGCCGCGGGCGGGGGACACCGTGCCGACCTGGCTGCTGCGGATGACGAGCCGCCGGGAGTGGAAGGCCTCGCCGAGCGGCAGGCTGACCTTCCGGTCGCCGTACCAGCTCAGTTCGAGGACCGTGCCCTCGGCGCTGAGGAGTTCCAGGGAGCGGGCGAGGCCCTGTTCGGTGGCGCTGGCGTGGACGACGAGGTCGCAGTCGCCGAGGGCGTCCGCGGGGGACGCGAAGCCGACGCCGAGGGCCTCGGCGGTCTCGGCGCGGGCGGGGTCGGCGTCCACCAACTGGACACGCACGCCGGGAAAGCGGGCGAGGAGCGCCGCCACGGAGCTGCCGACCATGCCACCACCGACCACCGCGATCCGGTCGCCCACCAGGGGGGCGGCGTCCCAGAGGGCGTTCACGGCGGTCTCGACCGTGCCGGCGAGGACGGCCCGGCGGGCGGGCACGTCGTCCGGTACGACCGTCACGGCGCTCGCGGGCACCACGTACCGCGTCTGATGCGGGTACAGACAGAAGACGGTCCTGCCCTTCAGCGCGGCGGGCCCCTCCTCCACCAGCCCCACGCTGAGGTAGCCGTACTTCACGGGTCCCGGGAAGTCGCCCTCCTGGAACGGTGCCCGCATGGCCGCGTGCTGGCTCTCGGGCACCTGGCCGCGGAACACGAGTGTCTCCGTGCCCCTGCTGACTCCCGAGTACAGCGAGCGGACCAGCACCTCGTCCTTGCCGGGGGCCGGAAGCGCGATGTCCCGCAGCTCGCCCTTCCCCGGAGAACGGAGCCAGAACGCACGTGCGGCGGCCTTCATCGAAACCCTCCTGAACGATCGGG from Streptomyces sp. CC0208 carries:
- a CDS encoding glycosyltransferase family 4 protein, whose product is MTDMTTGRTATLDYVPVQHTALKKAEIIPMSLRTVHFVMPGGVDDPTAPSGGNAYDRRVCLDLPGFGWQVERHAVAGSWPRPGAPARTELARTLRDLPDGTVVLIDGLVACGVPEIVVPEAERLSIAVLVHLPLGDETGLEPGLALELDAKEREVLRAVPAVIATSDWAVRRLVSHHGLAPERVHVATPGADIAPLASGTDGVSRLLCVAAVTPRKGQHRLIEALAGAQDLPWSCVCVGGITQDPEYVAHLRMLIKRYGLQDRLHLAGPKAGAELDASYAAADLMVLTSYAETYGMAVTEALARGIPVLATDVGGVAEAVGRAPDGGVPGILVPPEDPAALAAELRGWFGEADVRRRLKAAARGRRAALDGWATTARSLAGVLGRLPSEPRRAA
- a CDS encoding 6-carboxytetrahydropterin synthase, encoding MFSITVRDHIMIAHSFRGEVFGPAQRLHGATFLVDATFRREQLDDDNIVVDIGLATQELGAVVSELNYRNLDNEPDFAGVNTSTEFLAKVIADRLAERIEKGALGEGAKGLAGLTVTLHESHVAWASYERAL
- a CDS encoding zinc-binding alcohol dehydrogenase, whose protein sequence is MKAAARAFWLRSPGKGELRDIALPAPGKDEVLVRSLYSGVSRGTETLVFRGQVPESQHAAMRAPFQEGDFPGPVKYGYLSVGLVEEGPAALKGRTVFCLYPHQTRYVVPASAVTVVPDDVPARRAVLAGTVETAVNALWDAAPLVGDRIAVVGGGMVGSSVAALLARFPGVRVQLVDADPARAETAEALGVGFASPADALGDCDLVVHASATEQGLARSLELLSAEGTVLELSWYGDRKVSLPLGEAFHSRRLVIRSSQVGTVSPARGNRSYGDRLALALKLLADPVLDALITGESAFEELPEVMPLLASGEIPALCHLVRYGKSA